GGAGAATGCGTGTATAGAAGAAAACCACATCCAGAAACACCACCTTAATTAAACTCAAATGTACTCTCCCCGTTAACTGCTCGTATAACATCAAAAGGCATCAACCAATCCAATAATctcatacatacatatatagttACATCGATCGTAAACACACAGCGGCAATcacagcagcagaagcagaagaagagaaacaaaatggGAAGATCAAATCCGTGGTGGCAAAAGGAGATAGATTGCCGGTCAGTCGCGGCACTGCGTGATGGCGGAGCAGCCGCGCTGGTAAGGATTGGCCTCGGCGCCGGGCTGGCAGTTGTAGTAGGACGCGCCCTGCCGCGAGCACGGCACGCTGTCCGCGAACAGCGCGCTGTAGCTGATGTAACCCATCAGCAGGCTGGCGGCGCCcgcggtgctgctgctgttgtccTCCtgcagccaccgccgcctctcgCCGAAgtctccgccggcggcgctcgcgtgggcggcggcgaagagaCCCACGGCCAGCACGAGGACAAGGAGAAGGGGCAGAGGCAGAGCACGCGGCGCCATGGTGGTGGATCGGGTCGTTTTTCTTTGCTGGATCGACGTGCGAGGGGCTATGGATTTGGGGGAGTCTGGGGATGGAGGGATGGACGCTACGGGGTTTTTAAACGCGGCGGGGGGCTCTTGTTTGCTGTCGCTGGGGTGGGGTTCCACTACTACGGTTTCTGGCGTGGAGGGATGCTCGGATTTGCAGGTTGCGACTGGGGCATTTTCGTTTTCCATTTTCAAATGCAAagcgacaacaacaacagagtTCCTATCTACGGAGTAAGAATTTCGGTTTCACCAGCTCCTCAAGATGTTGTTGCTTGTTGATGCTCGGATTTACAGGTTGCAACCGAAAATTAGATCACGATCAAGACAGGGTTCAAATGCGCAAAGCTAAGTTTCGTAGTGGCGGGCGACTGACCGGCTTGTGTGGTCACAGCTTGCTCCGGTGTTGCTAGCAGATCTTTTTGGCTTTCTATTCCTGCGTAACAGAGTTCCTATTTTTCTcgagaaaaaaacatgcacaAAAATGATCTAAGAATTCGAGTTCTCTTGTTTGCCTATGAATATTCTCAACCAGAGAGATCGTGAGGTTATGATTTTTTGGGACAATGATCAGTTTTATTGATTCCTAAAAGAAAGCTACGGTGGATCGGTACGACCGGAACAAACATAACCGACGAAGACCTTTCATAAAAGTAAAAGCTCCACGATCATCCTTTGAAGCCAATCCTTAGAGATCCACCTTTTACTTCTTGATGTTCATCAATGTATCTGATGACTGAAGCCACGTTGCACGAGCTGAACTGATCTCATAGTTTTGAAAAACTGCATGAGCTGACCATCTCAAAAAGAAGATTGTTGAATGCATCGTGGGCGGAGAAGCACCCTCACATGACAAGCCGTGAAACCGTTGCTTCAGAAGTTAACTGATAAGATGGAAAAGACTAAAAAATACGAAAAAACATGGAATGGATGTGGCATCTACAATATGATGAGGACGAAACTAGTATGATATTTATCTagacgccgctgccgcaaTCAAGGACACAAAAATCTAACGAAAAAGTAATAAAACTATATGGCAAACTTTGAGCCGTAGTTCCACCGCATCTCGGTGTTAGATCGGCTGAGTGACAAGGAGGGACCGCCGGAGTTCTAAGATTCCTTCAAAATAGGTTTTTGCACGCCGAGTTATTAGGTCCCACGTGTGTATGTAGtgcattttttccttttttttctcattcaCGAGTGAATGACAATGCTGACCATACTCTTTTTTCCGAGAAAATGCTGACCAAAATAATTATGGCCCAATAACTACAGCAAAAAAGAAACCGAAAAGCCGGACAAACCCCATTGACCTCCTAGAAAGGCCCAATGGACCCAACACTCCAAAAGAACGGCCTTAAATTCTAAACAAGGCCTCTAGGGTTTATGAAAGTATAAATtccccttaaaaaaaatccccagCTGTAAAATCCAATTCTGACCACCGCGTGTGATCTCTTTCATGCTCATCGCAGCGCCGTCGCAACCGCAGCacccgtctcctccttccttagATCGGAGGTACACCGTGATTTCCCCGTCCTCACTCCATTGCCTGTATTGGTAGTCTCCTGCCCGTTGTTAAATGCACGTCAGTTCGCCGCTAATCTACGCAGATTCCTTCCTATGTTCGGCGTCGATTTCGTTGTCCTTCACAAAATCCGTGTTCTACTATTGCAGCAATCGTTAGAATTGTTTATGTGCGATTGTCTAGTTTACTTTCCATGAATGATGAATCTACTCGTGATTTTGTCGCGAGAAGATGTGATTGGAGAGATGGGATTTTTGGGTGTACTTTTTTGAAgtatttatgtttgtttaGTGGCTGTTGTAGTTGTATTCTTGTGGATTGCTGTCGAATTTGCTAAACACGGATACATTGTTGATCTCAACTACTTCCTCACGTATACTATTAAAACTTAAAATATTGTTGGGCTGGTTTGGTGCTGGGGCATTGCTATGATGAATTATTAGTCAAACCAAGAATTTGGGGTACACAAAATACGCCTCACATAAAGAAACGGGTGGGAGTATTCTTTGGCGGTGTTCATATGCGGATTGACTTTGACCTGTCAAAACAAGCAGTTTCAATTC
This is a stretch of genomic DNA from Brachypodium distachyon strain Bd21 chromosome 1, Brachypodium_distachyon_v3.0, whole genome shotgun sequence. It encodes these proteins:
- the LOC100838739 gene encoding rapid alkalinization factor 23, producing the protein MAPRALPLPLLLVLVLAVGLFAAAHASAAGGDFGERRRWLQEDNSSSTAGAASLLMGYISYSALFADSVPCSRQGASYYNCQPGAEANPYQRGCSAITQCRD